The DNA region attggtaaatttatattggccgttttatatttatataccttGAAtgccatttttaattatttatttattttttttaagttagaTGATCTGACTGTTTGACGATGCGTTTGATACTGACTTAATAAATTCAGTTCGAGTATTTATATGCATTCAAACAACccgttgaattattttttttttttaaaaactcgaTGATCCTGTTGGCGGTGGTggtcatgaattttattttatttttttttcatggcgTAACGCCTTTGAAAAGCCCATTTCACAAAGTATCAACCAACCAATAGGTTGAAGGTGGTTTGCATCcaagaaaaatgaaagaaaaaaaaaaaaaagaaatgaaagacAAACGGCAGGGTGATCCCGATCAAAGACTCCTGTTCTCTTATGCGTTGAACTTTCACTAGGGCTGGTTACCGCGCCCAATGTCAGTCTCCTCTGAGTATGCAATAACGATTCTTCTTACTCATGTCGAATGACCTGAAGGACTTGAGCAATTTTCAATTCATGCTAATTGAGAAACTTAAAACCACATGGACCTTGTTTTAatgcatatattattataaaaatattaaaataatattttgtcgAGTACTTTAGCTGATTGGCACTTggatttttcatgataatacaattgaaatattaaaaattatcagctggaaaatattttattgcaaCAGTTAAAACCTTGATAATTAATcacactaaaaataataagttatCTTTGATCATCAAGAATTTCACAATGTAAATTCtttcatcgaaaaaaaaaaaaaaattaaagaaataattgacGAGCTTTTTACCACATGCTATTATAAATCTGATAATCTGATGAAGATGTCTTTAGTCGTATAACATATGTTGTATCATCAAACacacatattttatatacaaaaaaaaaaaataatatcaaaaaaaaattttattaatgacaaatatttttcaccTTCTTTTtacctttcttttttttttttcttttttagttgGTCTCTTTGGAGGTCTTCGGGGTCACGGTCTGCAGACACATGTGTGTTGCATTTTGGACCAAAACAAGACAAGGAACAAACACGAAAGTGGGTCGCATTACTTGAATTGGTCTTTGATATTCATTATcaccttttttaattttaattcattttattttgcagATCATTATTCTTATCTCAACATCTACCaaggttttataaatataccaatTAAACGTAtgcattttttcaaatgaatacattaaattcaagtccttgtttttacaataaacaatgtcaagaatttttaaatatataaaaaataatttgaaacaaacaaaaagaaaattatatagaatgtttttttttttttttttgctaattattcttttattatctacataattatatttattttgttttaaaaataactatcTTTATGCGTTCACTCGAAAATAATGTACCTGAAAGCAAGCTACAATTGGTAATCAAACGTGTGGTgtattattagtaataataataatttattacataagaaacaaaaatttttaaaaagtgaaaaaatttcattatgcCCAGAGGCCATGTAGTTTGATTGATAATTGAGCTTAAATTACAGTTGttgcagataaaaaaaaaatcattatatattttctgctGTTACCAGGCCTTTCGACAGTGTAAATGAAAGATCAATCAAACAATTTTCGAGTTAACTTGATATACATTATGCAGAGATGAATCAATCATGAAACCCCATGAGCTTCTGCCTTTactcaataatttcaattgtaaattcaatcattttttttcgattattattatgattattattgaaataaaaataaattaaagttaatCAATGTAAATTGTCcgtgaaaaaaatgatttacagcttttttatttttatttttttctctttgaacTAATGGAATGatcatcttttattttaatatacctACACCTTCATTTTGCACAACATGGTATTTGCGAGAAATATAATGGTAATTCTTCAAGGCCAACAGTGACTTGTAGACCAActgaataatatttcaaatacatcagacagtaaaaaaaaaataagtacaaAAATTTCAGGACCAATAAAGGCACTTGAAACAATTCCtctttatacaaaaaaaaaaataaaatatactttcactaataaatatattttatcattgccatttattatatcaatacaaaaaaataaaaaacttgaatataacaaaattaaaataaataaatgaataataaattttaatatttaatttttttaaattctgtcAAACATGCTTCTGCTCACAGGGGCTCTGAGCAGaggcatttttaaatttttttataacaatttttaggtatataaaaaaataaattttaaatatttaacagcagcataaattttattttctgatttttcaacaacagaacgagctttattttttttaagagcaCGATCAGCAGATCCGAGTTGGAGAATTCGATGATGCTACGCACGTATATACAATCTAATGACGTTAGCCTGTTCGGTGCAGGGTAAACTCCTGCAgtgcttatttttattacctcTCAATGTTCAAGAAGTAGAGCTCGTTATTGTGTAACACCAATAAAAATATGCCCCGCCTATTGACATTCACATTTGTCCAAAAATCACGCGATTtcctaatttttcttttcatttttgccATATTCTTCAGGAATTTTTCCCACTTGCACCTGCTTTCTTTTCAACTAAaatcatagttttttttttgtcaattattacATTGATTTtagactaaaaaataataacacaataattaaaaaaaaatttaaggcCACGTAAAAAATTCTACTTTCACATAcgtaatgttaaaaaaatttagcccacaacaaaaacataataaatatgattacatagaatgttttttttttttattgtttcaaattTAAAGAACCTCCTGGAAGTCATCAAAAACATTGAgtaatttatgttaaataattatccaattgtaattaattttctaaacaTGTACATCATGTCAAAAACAACAATGCATTTATGGAAGTCTGactaaataacatttttactACTTGCTTCAATTAAAACTGATAtatatttgtcaataaaaataatcataattaaataaatgcaaataatTTCAGTAAATTCTCAGAagcatcaattaataattcaattttatacaaatatatatattgaccacaaaacattttaaactaaaatagCTTTCTCAGTCCTTGATTAAATTTCCTAAACGCATTTAGCATAATATGTTTAATTCAACACAATTGTTCAACTAATGTCAGCCATATATTTATCacttgaaataaaacaaataataataataaaaataaaaaatgcaataaaattgttgaaaaaaaacaacatctaTTTATCATGGATGATTCAATTTAGTAATTTACATGCAGGTAACGTTGTCGAAGGTCGAATCGGTTACCAGACAATCCGCACGTTCATTTGTCTTTCGTCAACAAGTGtctatcatttaattttggttGAGAAATGTGTAAGCAaatgtgtaaataataaaaaaacaaaaaaacaaataccatttgataataataaatatttataaaaattattaaaagcttcaacaaagaaaaaataataattgaattgtaATTCAGGGTAGCTGATACATTATTGGATTGTATTATGTCAACAAAATACTTtccataaaattaatgattgacACAGTCAAAATAACCAATATGAATTCAATACATGCTGCAGCTTGTgtttccaatattttttggGTCTATATCttgtgtaataaaattattacataagCATTTGGTAGGTGTAGATATTACCTACTTAcgactttgttttttttgggaGTGGCTGATTGATTGGCAAGTGccaattcaatattattagcatatttttttttttaaaacctgAAATTGTTGGTTTAACTTTcattcgtaatttttttttttttttatttttcacacagGGATTTTTTAAGAGAAAGTATATCAAGTGTATTATATgagacaaaaaattaattataataattaataaaacaagataaacaATGTAATATGTAAAGTATGTagcttaaaataaaatttattcaatgaaaaacaataatagaatcatttgattatatttacaGGATAATAGGGtgccaataaaatttaataagttCGGTAATAAGCAGCAGCAGCTGGACTGTATGCAAGTCTAGCAACAGGAAGATTGTATGCAGCTGAATAAGCAGGGTAGTTGAAGCTGACAGCAGGTCTGGCAATATAACGAGCAGTTGGAATAGCAGCAACAGCTGGAAGTGGACTTGTTATTGGTGCTGATACTGGAACTGCTGGTACTGCTGGTACTGCTAATGGTTTAGCTTGTAatcttaatttttgtttatctgAAGATTTACGAATTGGTTCAGATCGTGCTTCAAGAATTTCTACATCAGAATCTGGTCCAAATTCAGGAACTGCTGGTGCAACTGGACCAACTGAAGCAACTGCTGGTGCAACTGGAGCAACTCCAATTGGAGCAATTGCTGTAAGTGCTTCATTGCGTACAACTGCATTAAAACCATTGATACTGCTGtaattggtaatttaaaaattaatatattattagttaaatattatttatttaacatgataataatttttaatatttactctGATGTGTACTGGACAACTCGACGAGTACCATCAGCTTCGATAAAACTATAACTTCCTGAGACAATATCTCCATCTCGGCTCTCTTGTTGATTTTTGTAGTCACCAGTCAAGGAATCAGCTACATCATAGCCTTTGAAAAATAGCATATAATAAttccacataattttttaattatttgtttattactgCGTACTTACTGTATGCGTATTGAGGATGTGGATCATTCTCTTCAACTTCAACAGTTTTAGCAAGAACAACTGGTGAAGCTTGAACAACTGGTGCAACTGGCACAATTGATCCTTTAGCAATAGTGGCAATAgccaaaataatgaaaaactataagaaaaataataatattaattattgtaaaaatataatttgatattaattgttaattgtttCTTACCTTGCAAgccattttttattgaatgttTTTGTATGAAGACAAAGACTGATGGTTTGAACTGAGATTCCACGGGTTTATATACATCGGGATGCTATCATTATGATGACAATGAACAACAGCAGCAATATCATGCACCACAATGGTTAATCCCCaccaaaattatattttgtcacAATTTGACCTCCTCATAAATGCGTTACATGCTTACTAACTTGTTACTTAATAACGATTTGTTTGTATAGACGCAATGATTACATCGTCGTCTATAATTC from Aphidius gifuensis isolate YNYX2018 linkage group LG5, ASM1490517v1, whole genome shotgun sequence includes:
- the LOC122858164 gene encoding cuticle protein 19.8-like, encoding MACKFFIILAIATIAKGSIVPVAPVVQASPVVLAKTVEVEENDPHPQYAYSYDVADSLTGDYKNQQESRDGDIVSGSYSFIEADGTRRVVQYTSDSINGFNAVVRNEALTAIAPIGVAPVAPAVASVGPVAPAVPEFGPDSDVEILEARSEPIRKSSDKQKLRLQAKPLAVPAVPAVPVSAPITSPLPAVAAIPTARYIARPAVSFNYPAYSAAYNLPVARLAYSPAAAAYYRTY